The window GAATTCTTTGAAGCAGTTGATGGCATGCAGTATTTTACTGCTCAATGGTTTTACAGAGCTAAGGATACTGTAAGAAATGCCAACTCTATCATATGAAAGGTTTCCTTGTCCTCTTTGTGATGCTATATGGTCTGACATCATATATCCTGTTAGGTTATTAAAAGCCATGATCAGTTCATTGACAAGAAGCGTGTGTTCCTTTCTGAAATCATGGACGATAACCCAATCGATTGCCTTGTGATTAAACTCAAGATTGTTCCTGTGCCTTCAAATGTATGTCTTTGTTACCTTATTGGTGGATACTATGTCTTGGCATTGGGTGGTTGAACTAAAGAATGCTGAATGCTCCTGCAGGCAACTTTACAGTTCAAGGAAAATGCTAAATCAAATTGTGATTTCTACTATGACATGATGTACCTGCTGCCCTACTCATCTTTCTTGAGCTTGCCACCTGGTATTTCTTTGTTTGCTCGTTTACATAGCTGAATACAGCTCAGTTCCTTTCACATTAATATTCGAGCGTAAACTTGCATAACGGAGATGGTAATTCTTTGTAGATTCTTCAAGTCCAGTTAGTTCATCTTCGACTATATCAAGTGACACTGATGCTGGTGAGGTCAAAGAGCACAATCTGGAAAAGAAGCTCTTGGATCTGTATTCAGGATGTGGGGCAATGTCCACTGGACTATGCCTTGGTGCTAATAGCAACGGTGTTAAACTTGTTACTGTATGTTCTTTCCTTCTGCTTGTTTATTCTATATTTTACCAATTTGTTTCAGCACAATGTGGCTTGcatttttgtttctttataaGACCATCTGTCCTGTTGTCTGTTTTGTTAATATAAGTTCTTGGATGCAGAAATGGGCTGTTGACCTCAACAGCTTTGCTTGTGACAGCTTGAGATTGAACCACCCAGAGACTCAGGTATAGATTTTTCATTGGACATAAATATGTCTCTATTTTCTTGGTGGCCTGTCAATGAAGAAAATGAATGCACTATTCAGGTGAGAAATGAGTATGCCAGTGACTTCTTATCACTTCTGAAGGAGTGGATGCAGCTTTGCAGCTCTTGTTCCTTGGTAAAAAGCAGTGTTCCTCCACACCCTCATTTAAAAGTAATTGATGAAGTTGAAGAAGATGAAAATGCTGATGAAAGTGAAGATTCTGGAGATGATAAAAGAGGCGAAAATTTTGAGGTTGAAGAACTTTTAGAAGTTTGTTATGGAGATCCAAATGCAGTTAAGAAACCTGGACTTTACTTCAAGGTACTTAACCATTGAGCTTGGAATCTTTAATTTTTGGTATGTCACATTGTCAACCATATTTTCTTTGGTAGAATATTTACAGATTTCTTTTGTGGAAAAGCTGAAGTCTTCTGTTGTCAACTTTGTTTTGTTCTGTGTTTCTGACCCATGTCATTGTTCTCAAGTTACTTTAATTACCTTGTATATAGGTTCACTGGCAAGGTTATGGCCCAGAGGAAGACACCTGGGAGCCAATAGATGGCTTAAGGTACACTCTTGAAGCAGTCTATTCTGAAAATAACATATGTTTTTCTTTAAATTCTTTCCAACTAGTTGGCATATTGTTATAGTGAATGCCCGAAGAAAATAAAAGAGTTTGTGACCAAAGGCTTCAAAGCAAATCTTCTGCCTTTGCCTGTAAGCTTCATTACTCTCTTTCTAACTAGTTTTGGGTTCCAAATTCTAAACCACTTCTAGGCTGTCAACTTGTTAATGATTTGTGATTCTGACTCATATTGATTGCATTTTTCTATTCATCTTTTTGTAGGGGGATGTGGATGTTATATGCGGTGGACCGCCATGCCAAGGCATCAGTGGTTTCAACCGTTTTAGGAATAAAGAAAATCCACTGGAGGATCCAAAAAATCAACAGCTTGATGTCTTCATGGACATAGTGGATTTCTTGAAACCTAGGTTTGTACTAATGGAAAACGTGGTAGACCTTATTAAATTCTCCAACGGTTTCCTAGGGCGATATGCGTTGGGCAGATTGGTAGGGATGAACTACCAAGCCCGCATGGGTATGATGGCAGCTGGTGCTTACGGTCTTCCACAGTTTCGCATGCGTGTCTTTATGTGGGGTGCACTTTCATCAGAGGTAATACTGATTTTGAAATGCAGTGCATCAATCTACCAACCTCAGTCTACTTAAATCTTGTCATGTTGTGCAGAAGTTGCCACAATATCCTTTGCCCACACATAAAGTTATTGTGAGGGGTGTTATTCCCACGGAGTTTGAGGTAGGTTTTTGAATTTGTTATAATCCCATGAATGTTGTAGCGTTTGCTATTTGACTAAATGTGCATCCATGTGCGAATGCAGTCAAACACAGTTGCGTTTGATGAAGGCCAGGAATTAGAGTTAAAGAAAGAACTTTTTCTTGGTGATGCACTTTCTGATCTTCCTTCGGTACGTAAGAGATTAAAGTTTTTTTTTGTAAGCCACCTCTGATTACTTAACCATATATTAAGCATCATTTTCCCTCTAGTTTATGTGCAAGCTTTTCTTCTCAGGTGGAGAATAATGAGCAAAGAGATGAAATGATTTACACTAATGAGCCCAAGTCTGATTTCCAGCATTTTATAAGATTGGGGAGGGATGGTGAGTCCACATTTTGCTTGTAGCTTAATGTAAATCCGTTTGTTCCATTTTTTTTGCATGTTACACCTCATAGTTTAACAGCTTGGTCCCCTGAGGGGTGTCAGTTAAAACACCAATTCCATTTGAGAAGTCTCATGTACTAATTATGGTTGAGCTGAAAATGGGTTCTGCATTAATGAATATTTTGCTAATACAGTTCAGTCATTCAATTACATCAAACAGTGGTTCAGCTGCTTTCAAATTTTGATTCTGCTATATTGTAGGGGCGCTGGGAAGTGTTCTATATGATCATCGTCCTCTGCAGTTGAATGATGATGATTATCAGCGTGTTTGTCAAATTCCCAAGCGGAAGGTATACAAATTGTTTGTCTGGCCAGTTGTTGTACTTATGGAATGCGTTCTTCGCTGTGCTGAATTATCGACCTGTGATTTTAGGGTGCAAACTTCAGAGATTTGCCTGGAGTTCGTGTTCGTTCTGATAATAAAGTTGAATGGGATCCAGATGTGGAGAGAGTAAAACTTCCTTCAGGGAAGCCTTTGGTATGATTTAATTTGACTGACAGttctctgttttttttttctgGATCTTATGATGCTTAAAATCAACAGGTCCCTGACTATGCTATGAGCTTTGTTGGTGGTAGTTCCACAAAGTAAGGATACacctttttctttcttatttggtATTTTCTTTGCATTTGTATCTGCTTTTCCATAATATTTGTACCGATTTTCATGGTGTGAAATCATGCAGGCCATTTGGTCGTCTGTGGTGGGATGAAACTGTCCCAACAGTAGTGACGAGAGCTGAACCCCATAATCAGGTAGCTTTTACCTTTCCCATCTTATCTCAAAGACACAAACCATAGAATTGTGTTAAGTCTCATCCTGATGCCATTGTTATTCCTTCCAGACCATAATACATCCACATCAGAATAGAGTGCTTACAATTCGTGAAAATGCAAGGCTCCAAGGTTTCCCTGACTACTATAAATTGACAGGGCCAATCAAAGAAAGGTATCACTTTAACCCTAATGTAATGTATGGGTACAGATCTGATTTCTTTTAAGTAGTTCTTTCAGTAATTCCCTCCTATGCTCCATATCACCTATAAAGCTGGTACCTAAGCTGACATGTTTTTATGCTCACTTGGAATACTATCTGGTTTGAGCTTAAACTAATACATGAATATGGAAACATGCCAGAGCCATAGTTTTCCTAACAGTGTTAATGAGCTGCTGGTATCTGGAGCCTTTTATAAAGGCTATTGTGCTTACTCTTTGGTTATACCATCCTTTATTCttgaatttactaattattgTCCAGAAGCTGCTTATGAATGGAGATAGTGAACTAGTTCATTTGTACCTGAAACATCATTTTCCTTGCTTGTTGTTACATGCTTTTGGTTGTTTTATGTTACTCAGGTACATCCAAGTAGGTAATGCAGTTGCTGTTCCAGTAGCCCGAGCTCTAGGTTATTCTTTGGCCATGGCGATGAAGGGATCTTCTGAAGGAAAACCATTAATGTCATTGCCAGATAACTTTCCTTCTCACGCGGAACAGATTGAAGTTTCtcaatgaaggaagtgaaattaCCTGCAACTATCAAATGGTGTTTCCCCCTTTAGGTAGATTATGGGGACTGATTATTCATAGGGTGTTATCATATATTTATTTGCATTCAGACATTGTTTCAAAAAGTGAATGCTTGCCAATGTTGAAGTTGGTGAAGACATTGAGTTTATGTAACAACTTTATGCAAGCATTTGCATCTTGTTCTATCTATTTAGAaattgtatttctatcattcaattcaatgaaatatttcaagtttgtCATGTGATTTAAAACTTGGGAGGAAAATTTAGGCACATTATAGAGTGGTGGTTAGATTGGCCATGTTTTTATGGGGTAAAGTGTTGGCCTCTTAAGAAGAGATGCGTatgttgaggtggatgtacgAGTACACTAGAATATATAAGATTAGGAACGAAGATATTCGGGAAAAGGTGGACGCGGCTCTTATGGATGTCAAGATGCGTGAAGCGATGCTTATATGGTTTGAGTACATGCGGAGGAAAAGCCTTGAGGAGGTATGAGTGGTTTGTTTTGGTGGGTACGAGAAGGGATAGATGAtgacctaagaagtattgaggATATGGGTGGCACGTTGGCCAGTTCGGGATCGCGGACCAAGTGGGCCGGTAGGATTACTAGAGGTGGGTTTGAGCTGGTCTCGTGGGCTGGTTCTTGCTTTTGAATTGTTAGGACCTGGACTGTTTG is drawn from Nicotiana tomentosiformis chromosome 12, ASM39032v3, whole genome shotgun sequence and contains these coding sequences:
- the LOC104087825 gene encoding DNA (cytosine-5)-methyltransferase CMT3-like; its protein translation is MPSKRKATSPASKPESSSASRKSKRLAAKPDPVVAPPADSDFEESEPVLSTKKKSTRRTTEKEAVDSQSKRRAVENSGSFVAEKTEPDPDPDPEVEDCAVESDFIEEVDETEHGTLKKSLAASPSKRKPKRGENVKDEECVLYGEPVPDAEARQRWPHRYNRGKANGTKSLNGQDDSDQQLQAKCHFTQASVDGQIYCLEDDAHVKAADGEEDYICKIVEFFEAVDGMQYFTAQWFYRAKDTVIKSHDQFIDKKRVFLSEIMDDNPIDCLVIKLKIVPVPSNATLQFKENAKSNCDFYYDMMYLLPYSSFLSLPPDSSSPVSSSSTISSDTDAGEVKEHNLEKKLLDLYSGCGAMSTGLCLGANSNGVKLVTKWAVDLNSFACDSLRLNHPETQVRNEYASDFLSLLKEWMQLCSSCSLVKSSVPPHPHLKVIDEVEEDENADESEDSGDDKRGENFEVEELLEVCYGDPNAVKKPGLYFKVHWQGYGPEEDTWEPIDGLSECPKKIKEFVTKGFKANLLPLPGDVDVICGGPPCQGISGFNRFRNKENPLEDPKNQQLDVFMDIVDFLKPRFVLMENVVDLIKFSNGFLGRYALGRLVGMNYQARMGMMAAGAYGLPQFRMRVFMWGALSSEKLPQYPLPTHKVIVRGVIPTEFESNTVAFDEGQELELKKELFLGDALSDLPSVENNEQRDEMIYTNEPKSDFQHFIRLGRDGALGSVLYDHRPLQLNDDDYQRVCQIPKRKGANFRDLPGVRVRSDNKVEWDPDVERVKLPSGKPLVPDYAMSFVGGSSTKPFGRLWWDETVPTVVTRAEPHNQTIIHPHQNRVLTIRENARLQGFPDYYKLTGPIKERYIQVGNAVAVPVARALGYSLAMAMKGSSEGKPLMSLPDNFPSHAEQIEVSQ